In the genome of Osmerus mordax isolate fOsmMor3 chromosome 15, fOsmMor3.pri, whole genome shotgun sequence, one region contains:
- the rbm33a gene encoding RNA-binding protein 33 isoform X4, with the protein MAASAQADDGFDEYDKPGAERSRRRRGEEDDDLESDFEGDLLAEDWLTSKKNPSEASDEELNDDLLQSDDEDQNISGHGVSLNVTLGGSLDQQVNTDEAVNLGQEGYEEAELGGYLQEGGDYTGEEEQEEYIGMADDAGLAEDQMEYSGEQEEVDQLYQDEVLDIQINEPIDDEFQVDDYSTSFGDERLEEQVEEQQQEQEEEEAPEGEEEEAADGSQFPDTDEAEKEQEAEEDMKEESDEEEEDDEESGRLRFKTERKDVSVVRLADAASKRRNIPETLELSEEAKADLMEFEEQERQRRQGRFGGRGGRGGRGGRGMFPGFGMGDFRGGGRGRMNDQRIPMMPLHMGMQQSLSRMPPPHHHHHPHHHQHHHNPPNSLLEHGGPLAQQPLQPLIPPHMAHRSTPTQGSPARPQMVPQARVMSSPPSSNPHPQHQSQQHQNQQQAPQQPKNIHINPHFRGPSSSPAQVPLMPPAQSQPRPAVGPQRFPGPGDFQQHMPGSFGQPQRPPHHMEPWRNQPPPPLQDREPFFIGEPRFPGQHMFDHPNSSPLMNSNNSHHQQVPSQGHPPFGQPAFNQAGQGPGPLGLFQREPPRPNLPPQGHQGMGGLGQHGGPPNNRQFMGGPGLRQSFPPQQNPFTAQQLPFGMQGLMHGPPHSQLSRHDPPLSHQAMHQQHQQHHRQDLSQPPPHLLPLQQQHHPSEQQQRPMMHHSQGPFQQQLLGGSPRQMPPQSQNPQQQQRSAPIRPRMSNPKQMQLLPQRNSNLRELPVATGNPGMNSARPASTPTSNVRPVARAAPGMRPGQNLRPVPGGGRGRAQPPTKSQAPPGAPERTVVRKEIPSAPPSATPVDPDEDEETRLYRLKIEEQKRLREEILRKKEMRRQMQAGVRKKELLDRITSQGANQGPGQGPFSNQNAAAPYPPQQQQQQQQPQQQRQQAPFPPKPQQPQVPHQQGSPFPPNGTPQTIQSRQNVKTRLQMAKGGPQLQQLQQRPGPGGNQQEQWQQQRRNAPLQNPVRPGPQFQSPQAPPGNMPLLEGPGVGQGPDQAQFQGNKSIMKRTVMQRSNSGGRETLQPPQKVRVVKLLGGGGDGPDACDPLQQQPLRPGPPLRQGPLRKITLASPPGEQLQSLATALEARGGIGSPQPNRVVVPGRGRGRARGRGAASPSPIGRGRVMPTRPNQKSPEGQSSTVSIEGLSSSTTDTQLRNLLQSIGPIQMFKMLPQQRKAIAKFVSPQHAHSFQVSFNRHMIDLSHIDVSLIDG; encoded by the exons ATGGCGGCAAGTGCCCAAG CAGATGATGGCTTTGATGAGTATGACAAACCAGGTGCCGAGAGGTCCcgcagaagaagaggagaggaggatgacgatTTAGAGAG tgACTTTGAGGGTGATTTGTTGGCAGAAGATTGGCTGACATCTAAAAAA AATCCTTCAGAGGCATCAGATGAAGAGCTGAACGATGACCTTCTGCAGAGCGACGACGAAGATCAAAACATAAG CGGGCATGGCGTGAGCCTCAATGTCACTCTGGGTGGATCCCTTGACCAGCAGGTCAACACAGATGAGGCGGTCAACCTGGGGCAGGAAGGCTACGAGGAGGCGGAGCTGGGTGGCTATCTGCAGGAGGGGGGCGATTACACcggtgaggaggagcaggaggagtacaTCGGCATGGCCGATGACGCAGGACTGGCCGAAGACCAGATGGAGTACtctggagagcaggaagaggtGGACCAGCTCTACCAGGACGAAGTGCTTGACATTCAAATCAATGAGCCCATAGATGACGAATTTCAA gttGACGATTACTCGACCAGCTTCGGCGATGAGCGACTGGAGGAGCAGgtagaggagcagcagcaggagcaggaggaggaggaggcacctgagggggaggaagaggaggctgcCGACGGCTCCCAGTTCCCCGACACAGACGAG GCTGAGAAGGAacaggaggctgaggaggacaTGAAGGAAGAGTCtgacgaagaggaggaagatgacgaAGAGTCTGGCCGGCTGCGCTTCAAGACCGAGCGAAAGGACGTCAGCGTTGTGCGGCTGGCCGACGCAGCGAGCAAACGAAGAAACATACCTGAAACACTAG AACTCTCCGAGGAGGCCAAAGCCGACCTGATGGAGTTCGAGGAGCAAGAACGCCAACGGAGGCAGGGTCGCTTCGGTGgtcgaggaggacgaggaggcaggggagggagagggatgtttCCTGGGTTCGGGATGGGGGACTTccggggtggaggaagaggaagaatgaATGACCAGAGGATTCCAATGATGCCTCTACACATGGGCATGCAG CAGTCTCTCTCTAGAAtgccccctcctcaccaccaccatcaccctcatcatcaccagcaccaccacaacCCTCCAAACTCTCTCCTGGAACATGGAGGTCCTCTGGCCCAGCAGCCCCTgcagcccctcatccccccccacaTGGCCCACCGCTCGACCCCCACACAGGGCTCGCCGGCCCGGCCGCAGATGGTTCCGCAGGCACGCGTGATGAGCTCCCCGCCATCCAGCAACCCCCACCCACAGCACCAGAGCCAGCAGCACCAGAACCAGCAGCAGGCTCCACAGCAGCCCAAAAACATCCACATCAACCCCCATTTCAGGGGCCcgtcctcatcccctgcccAAG TGCCCTTGATGCCGCCTGCTCAGAGCCAGCCCAGACCTGCTGTGGGTCCTCAGAGGTTCCCC GGACCTGGGGACTTCCAGCAGCACATGCCTGGCAGCTTTGGCCAGCCCCAGCGGCCGCCCCATCACATGGAGCCCTGGAGGAACcagccccctccgcccctccaggATAGAGAGCCTTTCTTCATTGGCG AGCCGCGGTTCCCAGGGCAACACATGTTCGACCACCccaactcctctcctctgatgAACAGCAACAACAGCCACCACCAGCAGGTACCCAGCCAGGGTCACCCTCCGTTCGGCCAGCCGGCCTTCAACCAGGCGGGCCAGGGCCCGGGTCCTCTGGGCCTGTTCCAGAGGGAGCCCCCCAgacccaacctccctccccaggGCCACCAGGGCATGGGCGGGCTGGGCCAGCACGGTGGACCCCCCAACAACCGCCAGTTCATGGGGGGCCCTGGCCTCCGCCAGTCGTTCCCCCCGCAGCAGAACCCCTTTACCGCTCAGCAACTTCCGTTTGGGATGCAG GGCTTGATGCACGGCCCTCCTCACTCGCAGCTCTCGCGCCACGACCCGCCGCTATCCCATCAGGCCAtgcaccagcagcaccagcagcatcacaggcaggacCTGTCCCAGCCGCCGCCCCACCTGCTgcctctgcagcagcagcaccaccccAGCGAGCAGCAGCAGCGGCCCATGATGCACCACTCCCAGGGCCCCTTCCAGCAGCAGCTACTCGGGGGCAGCCCCCGCCAGATGCCCCCGCAGTCCCAGaacccccagcagcagcagcgcagCGCCCCCATCAGGCCCCGCATG AGTAATCCCAAACAGATGCAGCTTCTTCCCCAGCGCAACAGCAACCTCCGCGAGCTTCCCGTCGCCACCGGCAACCCCGGCATGAACAGTGCCCGCCccgcctccacacccacctccaaCGTCAGACCCGTTGCCAGGGCGGCGCCGGGGATGCGTCCGGGGCAGAACCTCCGGCCCGTGCCCGGTGGGGGCAGAGGCAGAGCCCAGCCCCCCACCAAGTCTCAGGCACCACCCGGGGCCCCAGAGAGAACGGTGGTGAGGAAGGAGATCCCGAGCGCTCCTCCCAGCGCCACGCCAGTC GACCccgacgaggacgaggagacgAGGCTGTACCGCCTGAAGATCGAGGAGCagaagaggctgagggaggagatcctgaggaagaaggagatgaggaggcaGATGCAGGCCGGCGTCAGGAAGAAGGAGCTGCTCGATCGCATCACCAGCCAGGGAGCCAATCAGGGCCCAGGACAAGGTCCATTTTCCAATCAGAATGCAGCAGCACCGTATCCaccccaacaacaacaacagcagcagcaaccgCAACAGCAGAGGCAACAGGCCCCTTTCCCCCCTAAACCCCAGCAACCCCAGGTCCCCCACCAGCAGggttcccccttcccccctaacGGCACCCCACAGACCATCCAGTCCCGTCAAAACGTTAAGACCCGTTTGCAGATGGCCAAGGGCGGCCcgcagctgcagcagctgcagcagcgtCCAGGGCCTGGCGGAAACCAGCAGGAACAGTGGCAGCAGCAGAGGAGGAACGCCCCCTTGCAGAACCCAGTCAGACCAGGCCCTCAGTTCCAGAGTCCCCAGGCCCCGCCGGGGAACATGCCCCTGCTGGAGGGCCCCGGGGTGGGCCAGGGCCCGGACCAGGCCCAGTTTCAGGGGAATAAATCGATCATGAAAAGGACAGTGATGCAGCGGTCCAACAGCGGCGGTAGAGAGACTTTACAGCCGCCACAGAAAGTCCGTGTGGTCAAGCTTCTAGGCGGG GGAGGAGACGGGCCGGACGCCTGCGAccccctgcagcagcagccCCTCAGGCCGGGCCCCCCTCTCCGCCAGGGGCCCCTGAGGAAGATCACCCTGGCCAGCCCTCCCGGGGAGCAGCTCCAGAGCCTTGCCACGGCCCTGGAGGCCAGAGGGGGCATAGGCAGCCCGCAGCCAAACAGG GTGGTGGTTCCGGGCCGTGGCCGGGGCAGAGCCAGAGGCAGAGGGGCAGCGAGCCCCAGTCCGATTGGCCGGGGCAGAGTAATGCCCACAAGGCCGAACCAGAAGTCCCCAGAGGGCCAGTCCAGCACTGTATCCATCGAggggctctcctcctccaccaccgacACACAGCTCAGGAACCTTCTCCAGTCTATCGGACCCATCCAG ATGTTCAAAATGCTGCCCCAGCAGAGGAAAGCCATCGCCAAATTTGTCAGTCCCCAGCACGCTCACAGCTTCCAAGTCAGCTTCAACAG GCACATGATAGATTTGTCCCATATTGACGTGTCGCTGATTGACGGCTAA
- the rbm33a gene encoding RNA-binding protein 33 isoform X2, with translation MAASAQADDGFDEYDKPGAERSRRRRGEEDDDLESDFEGDLLAEDWLTSKKNPSEASDEELNDDLLQSDDEDQNISGHGVSLNVTLGGSLDQQVNTDEAVNLGQEGYEEAELGGYLQEGGDYTGEEEQEEYIGMADDAGLAEDQMEYSGEQEEVDQLYQDEVLDIQINEPIDDEFQVDDYSTSFGDERLEEQVEEQQQEQEEEEAPEGEEEEAADGSQFPDTDEAEKEQEAEEDMKEESDEEEEDDEESGRLRFKTERKDVSVVRLADAASKRRNIPETLELSEEAKADLMEFEEQERQRRQGRFGGRGGRGGRGGRGMFPGFGMGDFRGGGRGRMNDQRIPMMPLHMGMQSLSRMPPPHHHHHPHHHQHHHNPPNSLLEHGGPLAQQPLQPLIPPHMAHRSTPTQGSPARPQMVPQARVMSSPPSSNPHPQHQSQQHQNQQQAPQQPKNIHINPHFRGPSSSPAQVPLMPPAQSQPRPAVGPQRFPGPGDFQQHMPGSFGQPQRPPHHMEPWRNQPPPPLQDREPFFIGEPRFPGQHMFDHPNSSPLMNSNNSHHQQVPSQGHPPFGQPAFNQAGQGPGPLGLFQREPPRPNLPPQGHQGMGGLGQHGGPPNNRQFMGGPGLRQSFPPQQNPFTAQQLPFGMQVRMRGLMHGPPHSQLSRHDPPLSHQAMHQQHQQHHRQDLSQPPPHLLPLQQQHHPSEQQQRPMMHHSQGPFQQQLLGGSPRQMPPQSQNPQQQQRSAPIRPRMSNPKQMQLLPQRNSNLRELPVATGNPGMNSARPASTPTSNVRPVARAAPGMRPGQNLRPVPGGGRGRAQPPTKSQAPPGAPERTVVRKEIPSAPPSATPVDPDEDEETRLYRLKIEEQKRLREEILRKKEMRRQMQAGVRKKELLDRITSQGANQGPGQGPFSNQNAAAPYPPQQQQQQQQPQQQRQQAPFPPKPQQPQVPHQQGSPFPPNGTPQTIQSRQNVKTRLQMAKGGPQLQQLQQRPGPGGNQQEQWQQQRRNAPLQNPVRPGPQFQSPQAPPGNMPLLEGPGVGQGPDQAQFQGNKSIMKRTVMQRSNSGGRETLQPPQKVRVVKLLGGGGDGPDACDPLQQQPLRPGPPLRQGPLRKITLASPPGEQLQSLATALEARGGIGSPQPNRVVVPGRGRGRARGRGAASPSPIGRGRVMPTRPNQKSPEGQSSTVSIEGLSSSTTDTQLRNLLQSIGPIQMFKMLPQQRKAIAKFVSPQHAHSFQVSFNRHMIDLSHIDVSLIDG, from the exons ATGGCGGCAAGTGCCCAAG CAGATGATGGCTTTGATGAGTATGACAAACCAGGTGCCGAGAGGTCCcgcagaagaagaggagaggaggatgacgatTTAGAGAG tgACTTTGAGGGTGATTTGTTGGCAGAAGATTGGCTGACATCTAAAAAA AATCCTTCAGAGGCATCAGATGAAGAGCTGAACGATGACCTTCTGCAGAGCGACGACGAAGATCAAAACATAAG CGGGCATGGCGTGAGCCTCAATGTCACTCTGGGTGGATCCCTTGACCAGCAGGTCAACACAGATGAGGCGGTCAACCTGGGGCAGGAAGGCTACGAGGAGGCGGAGCTGGGTGGCTATCTGCAGGAGGGGGGCGATTACACcggtgaggaggagcaggaggagtacaTCGGCATGGCCGATGACGCAGGACTGGCCGAAGACCAGATGGAGTACtctggagagcaggaagaggtGGACCAGCTCTACCAGGACGAAGTGCTTGACATTCAAATCAATGAGCCCATAGATGACGAATTTCAA gttGACGATTACTCGACCAGCTTCGGCGATGAGCGACTGGAGGAGCAGgtagaggagcagcagcaggagcaggaggaggaggaggcacctgagggggaggaagaggaggctgcCGACGGCTCCCAGTTCCCCGACACAGACGAG GCTGAGAAGGAacaggaggctgaggaggacaTGAAGGAAGAGTCtgacgaagaggaggaagatgacgaAGAGTCTGGCCGGCTGCGCTTCAAGACCGAGCGAAAGGACGTCAGCGTTGTGCGGCTGGCCGACGCAGCGAGCAAACGAAGAAACATACCTGAAACACTAG AACTCTCCGAGGAGGCCAAAGCCGACCTGATGGAGTTCGAGGAGCAAGAACGCCAACGGAGGCAGGGTCGCTTCGGTGgtcgaggaggacgaggaggcaggggagggagagggatgtttCCTGGGTTCGGGATGGGGGACTTccggggtggaggaagaggaagaatgaATGACCAGAGGATTCCAATGATGCCTCTACACATGGGCATGCAG TCTCTCTCTAGAAtgccccctcctcaccaccaccatcaccctcatcatcaccagcaccaccacaacCCTCCAAACTCTCTCCTGGAACATGGAGGTCCTCTGGCCCAGCAGCCCCTgcagcccctcatccccccccacaTGGCCCACCGCTCGACCCCCACACAGGGCTCGCCGGCCCGGCCGCAGATGGTTCCGCAGGCACGCGTGATGAGCTCCCCGCCATCCAGCAACCCCCACCCACAGCACCAGAGCCAGCAGCACCAGAACCAGCAGCAGGCTCCACAGCAGCCCAAAAACATCCACATCAACCCCCATTTCAGGGGCCcgtcctcatcccctgcccAAG TGCCCTTGATGCCGCCTGCTCAGAGCCAGCCCAGACCTGCTGTGGGTCCTCAGAGGTTCCCC GGACCTGGGGACTTCCAGCAGCACATGCCTGGCAGCTTTGGCCAGCCCCAGCGGCCGCCCCATCACATGGAGCCCTGGAGGAACcagccccctccgcccctccaggATAGAGAGCCTTTCTTCATTGGCG AGCCGCGGTTCCCAGGGCAACACATGTTCGACCACCccaactcctctcctctgatgAACAGCAACAACAGCCACCACCAGCAGGTACCCAGCCAGGGTCACCCTCCGTTCGGCCAGCCGGCCTTCAACCAGGCGGGCCAGGGCCCGGGTCCTCTGGGCCTGTTCCAGAGGGAGCCCCCCAgacccaacctccctccccaggGCCACCAGGGCATGGGCGGGCTGGGCCAGCACGGTGGACCCCCCAACAACCGCCAGTTCATGGGGGGCCCTGGCCTCCGCCAGTCGTTCCCCCCGCAGCAGAACCCCTTTACCGCTCAGCAACTTCCGTTTGGGATGCAGGTACGGATGAGA GGCTTGATGCACGGCCCTCCTCACTCGCAGCTCTCGCGCCACGACCCGCCGCTATCCCATCAGGCCAtgcaccagcagcaccagcagcatcacaggcaggacCTGTCCCAGCCGCCGCCCCACCTGCTgcctctgcagcagcagcaccaccccAGCGAGCAGCAGCAGCGGCCCATGATGCACCACTCCCAGGGCCCCTTCCAGCAGCAGCTACTCGGGGGCAGCCCCCGCCAGATGCCCCCGCAGTCCCAGaacccccagcagcagcagcgcagCGCCCCCATCAGGCCCCGCATG AGTAATCCCAAACAGATGCAGCTTCTTCCCCAGCGCAACAGCAACCTCCGCGAGCTTCCCGTCGCCACCGGCAACCCCGGCATGAACAGTGCCCGCCccgcctccacacccacctccaaCGTCAGACCCGTTGCCAGGGCGGCGCCGGGGATGCGTCCGGGGCAGAACCTCCGGCCCGTGCCCGGTGGGGGCAGAGGCAGAGCCCAGCCCCCCACCAAGTCTCAGGCACCACCCGGGGCCCCAGAGAGAACGGTGGTGAGGAAGGAGATCCCGAGCGCTCCTCCCAGCGCCACGCCAGTC GACCccgacgaggacgaggagacgAGGCTGTACCGCCTGAAGATCGAGGAGCagaagaggctgagggaggagatcctgaggaagaaggagatgaggaggcaGATGCAGGCCGGCGTCAGGAAGAAGGAGCTGCTCGATCGCATCACCAGCCAGGGAGCCAATCAGGGCCCAGGACAAGGTCCATTTTCCAATCAGAATGCAGCAGCACCGTATCCaccccaacaacaacaacagcagcagcaaccgCAACAGCAGAGGCAACAGGCCCCTTTCCCCCCTAAACCCCAGCAACCCCAGGTCCCCCACCAGCAGggttcccccttcccccctaacGGCACCCCACAGACCATCCAGTCCCGTCAAAACGTTAAGACCCGTTTGCAGATGGCCAAGGGCGGCCcgcagctgcagcagctgcagcagcgtCCAGGGCCTGGCGGAAACCAGCAGGAACAGTGGCAGCAGCAGAGGAGGAACGCCCCCTTGCAGAACCCAGTCAGACCAGGCCCTCAGTTCCAGAGTCCCCAGGCCCCGCCGGGGAACATGCCCCTGCTGGAGGGCCCCGGGGTGGGCCAGGGCCCGGACCAGGCCCAGTTTCAGGGGAATAAATCGATCATGAAAAGGACAGTGATGCAGCGGTCCAACAGCGGCGGTAGAGAGACTTTACAGCCGCCACAGAAAGTCCGTGTGGTCAAGCTTCTAGGCGGG GGAGGAGACGGGCCGGACGCCTGCGAccccctgcagcagcagccCCTCAGGCCGGGCCCCCCTCTCCGCCAGGGGCCCCTGAGGAAGATCACCCTGGCCAGCCCTCCCGGGGAGCAGCTCCAGAGCCTTGCCACGGCCCTGGAGGCCAGAGGGGGCATAGGCAGCCCGCAGCCAAACAGG GTGGTGGTTCCGGGCCGTGGCCGGGGCAGAGCCAGAGGCAGAGGGGCAGCGAGCCCCAGTCCGATTGGCCGGGGCAGAGTAATGCCCACAAGGCCGAACCAGAAGTCCCCAGAGGGCCAGTCCAGCACTGTATCCATCGAggggctctcctcctccaccaccgacACACAGCTCAGGAACCTTCTCCAGTCTATCGGACCCATCCAG ATGTTCAAAATGCTGCCCCAGCAGAGGAAAGCCATCGCCAAATTTGTCAGTCCCCAGCACGCTCACAGCTTCCAAGTCAGCTTCAACAG GCACATGATAGATTTGTCCCATATTGACGTGTCGCTGATTGACGGCTAA